In the genome of Amphiura filiformis chromosome 4, Afil_fr2py, whole genome shotgun sequence, one region contains:
- the LOC140149692 gene encoding LOW QUALITY PROTEIN: zinc transporter ZIP3-like (The sequence of the model RefSeq protein was modified relative to this genomic sequence to represent the inferred CDS: deleted 1 base in 1 codon) has product MESEHILVLKIVCIIIVFSVTLLGALLPYKIFGDVKKPKSRSRQHKSERILSFSNCLAGGVFLATCFLGLIPAARKKFESVLTTTNYNTDYPVCEATVVAGFFIILYMEQIVMAIQQKWMGKRTTNGVKMKAIKKKTNKVTPIDDYEDEDEDDIYSRNEDEKPLVKATADGWSEDTANESEDIEQNNTHLQGHGHSHKGGHSHLGDVQDSGTLRSFILLFALSIHSIFEGMALGLQDELKNTLYLLLAMILHEGLAAFALGASLLKNSVRFSLYILYGIAFSSMIPCGTLIGIAIHTSKGIVADTVSAIMQALAAGIFIFVTFFEILNHEFDKTEDRLLKICCALGGFVVLAALEILG; this is encoded by the exons ATGGAATCAGAACACATCCTAGTACTTAAAATTGTGTGCATCATAATTGTCTTCAGTGTGACACTACTGGGAGCTCTTCTGCCATATAAAATCTTTGGAGATGTCAAGAAACCAAAGAGTCGTTCGCGCCAACACAAATCTGAACGAATTCTCAGCTTCAGCAACTGTCTCGCTGGGGGCGTTTTCCTCGCAACATGCTTCCTTGGTTTGATACCAGCAGCAAGGAAAAAGTTTGAATCTGTTTTGACTACAACAAATTATAACACCGATTATCCGGTATGCGAGGCAACAGTTGTTGCCGGTTTCTTTATTATATTGTACATGGAGCAGATCGTCATGGCAATTCAACAGAAATGGATGGGTAAAAGAACTAccaatggtgtcaaaatg aaaGCGATTAAGAAAAAGACCAATAAAGTGACTCCAATAGATGATTacgaggatgaggatgaggatgatatTTATAGTAGAAACGAAGATGAGAAACCATTAGTTAAAGCTACAGCCGATGGTTGGAGCGAAGATACAGCTAATGAGAGTGAAGACATCGAACAAAACAACACCCACCTACAAGGTCATGGACATTCTCATAAAGGAGGACATAGTCACCTCGGTGACGTACAAGACTCAGGGACACTCAGGTCATTCATACTACTATTTGCGCTTTCTATACACTCCATTTTTGAAGGGATGGCATTAGGTTTACAGGATGAACTGAAAAACACGTTGTACTTACTGCTTGCGATGATTCTGCATGAAGGATTAGCAGCATTCGCTCTAGGAGCAAGTTTACTCAAAAACTCTGTTAGGTTTAGTCTTTACATACTATATGGCATTGCATTCTCAAGTATGATACCATGTGGTACACTGATAGGGATAGCGATTCACACATCTAAGGGGATTGTAGCGGACACAGTGTCGGCTATAATGCAAGCCTTGGCTGCAGGTATCTTCATCTTTGTGACTTTCTTTGAGATTTTAAATCATGAGTTTGATAAGACTGAGGATAGACTACTGAAGATATGCTGTGCTCTTGGTGGTTTTGTTGTGTTAGCTGCATTAGAAATTCTAGGATGA